The following coding sequences lie in one Chloroflexota bacterium genomic window:
- a CDS encoding glycosyltransferase family 39 protein codes for MSARRFERLALAGIVLAAFALRVYHLDAMSFWSDEGISVLRAQLDIPALLANLPAEHVPLYFVSLHYWMGVAGEGDFAVRFFSLWFSVLAVPLAYRLGLAATGQRAVAWLAALLLAVNPLQIWYAQEARMYSLLVALVAGAAWALLAAVASRRSRRSWIAFALLMAAGLYTHFFAALALAALGLWSALVWWRDRRSWRVFGVGYGLLGVLCLPWLPRALGALSFPGWQEAADPLSLPWRYLVAYSVGSTIGEPWQWLALGFLVLLAVGAFVLARVRSLPAWLPLAGVAVPFVLMMALALRKPGYHERYLIVVTPFFALLLAAALAGLWRGAARWRRPVAVLALIGMLCGSALSLARIYADPLVAKPDFRSAAQYIDRLSRDGDGLIFDGPDPNKAFYRYFSQQKVTAFDEGQFDPQDIAEATAFLMRETPKRDRWWVVLYFHPPGPTEDWLAANGFQTSSRWFNGIRVLLFATPTEASLRAAAPASVQTALPLTLTVRMSAAVYAGDVLPVILRWQATATLPADYQASVRLIGADGRVIRQLDRRPLDGRVPTSQWRPDDVLDDRYGLLVPEDTPSGDYTVQVILYPLNGAPAWHSEGPMVRVLPPP; via the coding sequence GTGAGCGCGCGGCGGTTTGAGCGGCTCGCCCTGGCAGGTATCGTGCTTGCCGCATTCGCCTTGCGCGTCTATCACCTTGACGCGATGTCGTTCTGGAGCGACGAGGGCATCAGCGTCCTGCGCGCGCAGCTGGACATTCCCGCGCTGCTGGCGAACCTGCCCGCCGAGCACGTGCCGCTCTACTTCGTCAGCCTGCACTACTGGATGGGCGTGGCGGGCGAGGGCGATTTCGCTGTGCGCTTCTTCTCGCTCTGGTTCAGCGTGCTGGCTGTGCCGCTCGCATACCGACTCGGTCTGGCAGCGACCGGGCAGCGCGCGGTGGCGTGGCTGGCCGCGCTCCTGCTGGCGGTCAACCCGTTGCAGATCTGGTACGCGCAGGAAGCGCGCATGTACAGCCTGCTCGTCGCGCTGGTGGCCGGCGCAGCCTGGGCGCTGCTGGCTGCCGTCGCCAGCCGGCGCAGCAGGCGGTCGTGGATCGCGTTTGCGCTGCTAATGGCGGCCGGGCTCTATACGCACTTCTTCGCCGCGCTCGCGCTGGCTGCGTTGGGGTTGTGGAGCGCGCTGGTCTGGTGGCGTGATCGCCGGTCATGGCGCGTGTTTGGCGTTGGCTACGGACTGCTGGGCGTGCTGTGCCTGCCGTGGCTGCCGCGCGCACTCGGTGCGCTGTCGTTCCCCGGCTGGCAGGAAGCCGCCGATCCGCTCTCACTGCCGTGGCGCTACCTGGTGGCCTACTCGGTCGGCAGCACGATCGGCGAACCGTGGCAATGGCTGGCGCTCGGCTTTCTCGTGTTGCTCGCCGTGGGGGCGTTCGTGCTGGCGCGCGTGCGCAGCCTGCCGGCATGGCTGCCGCTCGCGGGCGTCGCTGTGCCATTCGTGCTGATGATGGCGCTGGCACTGCGCAAGCCGGGCTATCATGAGCGCTACCTGATTGTCGTCACGCCGTTCTTTGCGCTCCTGCTGGCTGCCGCACTCGCCGGGCTGTGGCGCGGTGCGGCGCGCTGGCGGCGTCCCGTCGCGGTGCTGGCGCTGATCGGCATGCTGTGTGGCAGCGCGCTTTCGCTGGCCCGCATCTATGCCGACCCGCTGGTCGCCAAGCCGGACTTTCGCAGCGCGGCGCAGTATATCGATCGCTTGAGCCGCGATGGCGACGGGCTGATCTTCGACGGGCCCGACCCCAACAAAGCGTTCTACCGCTACTTCTCGCAGCAGAAGGTGACGGCGTTCGATGAGGGCCAGTTCGACCCGCAGGACATCGCGGAGGCCACCGCATTCCTGATGCGCGAGACGCCGAAGCGTGACCGCTGGTGGGTGGTGCTGTATTTCCACCCGCCCGGCCCGACCGAGGACTGGCTGGCAGCCAACGGCTTCCAGACGTCGTCGCGCTGGTTCAACGGTATCCGCGTCCTGCTCTTTGCGACGCCGACCGAAGCATCACTGCGCGCGGCCGCGCCCGCCAGTGTGCAGACCGCGCTACCGCTGACGCTGACAGTGCGCATGTCGGCTGCGGTCTACGCGGGCGATGTGCTGCCGGTTATTCTGCGCTGGCAGGCGACCGCCACGCTGCCGGCCGATTACCAGGCGTCGGTGCGCCTGATCGGCGCGGACGGCAGGGTGATTCGCCAACTGGACCGGCGGCCGCTCGACGGGCGGGTGCCAACCTCGCAATGGCGTCCTGACGACGTGCTCGACGACCGCTACGGCTTGCTGGTGCCAGAAGACACGCCATCGGGCGACTACACGGTGCAGGTGATCCTGTACCCGCTCAATGGCGCGCCGGCCTGGCATTCTGAGGGCCCGATGGTGCGGGTTCTGCCGCCCCCCTGA